The DNA window GACGAGTAAGTTTTCCTGCGGGGCAGGGCGGCGCCGTCAGTGACGCTGGCGCTGCCCCGCAGTTTTCCCCTGTGTGAGACCGTAATGCACGATGCCGACAGCCCGGAAGGCGGCCGCAAGAAGCGCCGCGTTCGTGAACAGACTCCCGTCCAGCGGGCGCTGGGGCTGCTGGTCCGCCGTGAGCATTCGCGCAAGGAACTCACCCGCAAGCTCACCGCGCGGGGCATTGAAACCGACGACGCCGAAGCGGCAGTCAGCAAGCTGACCGAGGCCGGTTGGCAGGACGACACCCGTTTTGCCGAAAACCTGGTGCGGATGCGTGCCAATACCGGCTATGGGCCGATTCACATCCGCGCCGAGCTGGGTACGCATGGGCTGGACAGCAGCCAGGTCGCGGCTGCCATGGAGACCTTTGAGGGCGACTGGACCGAGAATGCCCGGGACCTGGTCCGCCGCCGGTTCGGCGAGTCGGGTCCACAGGACCTGCCGCAGCGGCGCAAGGCGGCGGATCTGTTGGCCCGGCGGGGGTTCGATGGGGATTCGATCCGGCGGGCGACACGGTACGACATCGAGGATTGAGGGGCTGGGTTGACGCGCAGGGCGCGTCGCTACGCGTATGGCCTCCGGGCCTGATACCCTTGGTGGTTTCGGCGGTCCGGCAGTTGCCAGGGACCGACCGGCCCGCACACAGCCAGCCCCACCATGACCGCATCCGCCAAATTCACCACCTCCCAGATCCGCAGCGACTTCCTTGAGTTCTTCAAGGGCAAGGGCCACACCATCGTGCCGTCGGCACCGCTGGTGCCGGGCAACGACCCGACCCTGATGTTCACCAATTCCGGCATGGTGCAGTTCAAGGACGTGTTCCTTGGCGCGGAAAAGCGCAGCTACGTGCGCGCGGCCGACGTGCAGCGCTGCCTGCGCGCCGGCGGCAAGCACAACGACCTGGACCAGGTCGGCTACACCGCCCGTCACCACACCTTCTTTGAAATGCTGGGCAACTGGTCGTTCGGCGACTACTTCAAGAAGGACGCCATTGCCTGGGCCTGGGAACTGCTCACCCAGGTCTGGAAGCTGCCGGCCGAGCGCCTGCTGGTCACCGTCTACCAGACCGACGACGAGGCCTATGCGCTGTGGCGCGACATGGTCGGTATTCCGGAAGAGCGCATCGTGCGCATCGGCGACAACAAGGGTGCGCCGTTTGCGTCGGACAACTTCTGGCAGATGGCCGACACCGGCCCGTGCGGTCCATGCACCGAGATCTTCTATGACCACGGCGACCACATCGCCGGTGGCCCGCCGGGCTCGCCCGATGAAGACGGCGACCGCTTCATCGAGATCTGGAACCTGGTTTTCATGCAGTTCGACCGCCAGCCCGACGGCACCCTGGTGCCGCTGCCGGCTCCGTGCGTGGACACCGGCATGGGCCTGGAGCGCCTGACCGCGATCCTGCAGCACGTGCACACCAATTATGAGATCGACCTGTTCCAGGCGCTGATCCGCAAGGCCAGCGAACTGACCGGCATGGCCGATCTGGAAAACAAGTCGCTGCGCGTCATCGCCGACCACATCCGCGCCTGCTCGTTCCTGATCGTGGACGGCGTGCTGCCGTCCAACGAAGGCCGCGGCTATGTGCTGCGTCGGATCATCCGTCGCGCCCTGCGCCACGGCTGGATGCTGGGCGTGCGCCAGCCGTTCTTCAGCAAGCTGGTGCCGACCCTGGTCGAGCAGATGGGTGAAGCCTATCCGGAACTGCCGGCCCAGGCCGACACCGTGGTGCGTGCCCTGCAGGCCGAAGAGGAGCGCTTCGCGCAGACCCTCGATTCGGGCATGAAGATTTTCGACGACGTCGCCGCCCAGGTGACCGATGGCGTCATTCCGGGCGTCGATGCGTTCCGCCTGTACGACACCTACGGCTTCCCGCTCGACCTCACCCAGGACATCGCGCGCGAGCGCGACCTGGTCGTTGACATTGCCGGCTTCGATGCCGCCATGGAAAAGCAACGCGAAGACGGCCGCAAGGGCGGCAAGTTCGGTGGCGGCGTGACGCTGTCGGCCGAGCTGGTGGCCACCCTCAAGCCGACCGTATTCCTGGGCTACGACCGTTTGCAGGCCGAGGGCCTGACCGTGGTCGCCCTGCTCAAGGACGGCCGCGCCGTGGACAGCGCCCAAGCCGGTGATGACGTGATCGTCTTCACCGACCAGACCCCGTTCTATGCCGAATCCGGTGGCCAGGTCGGTGATACCGGTACGCTCGCCGGCAACGGTGTGCAGCTGCCGGTGACCGACACCCAGAAGTTCGCGGGCCAGTTCCATGGCCACGTCGGCCAGATCGCCAGCGGTTCGCTGAAGGTCGGCGACGTGCTCAGCGCTCAGGTCGACAGCGCACGCCGTGGGGCCACCATCCTGAACCACTCGGCCACCCATCTGCTGCATGCCGCGCTGCGCGAAGTGCTGGGCACCCATGTGCAGCAGAAGGGCTCGCTGGTCGCGCCGGACCGCCTGCGCTTCGACTTCTCGCACTTCCAGCCGATCACCCCGGAAGAACTGGCCGTAATCGAGCGCAAGGTCAACG is part of the Stenotrophomonas oahuensis genome and encodes:
- the alaS gene encoding alanine--tRNA ligase, translating into MTASAKFTTSQIRSDFLEFFKGKGHTIVPSAPLVPGNDPTLMFTNSGMVQFKDVFLGAEKRSYVRAADVQRCLRAGGKHNDLDQVGYTARHHTFFEMLGNWSFGDYFKKDAIAWAWELLTQVWKLPAERLLVTVYQTDDEAYALWRDMVGIPEERIVRIGDNKGAPFASDNFWQMADTGPCGPCTEIFYDHGDHIAGGPPGSPDEDGDRFIEIWNLVFMQFDRQPDGTLVPLPAPCVDTGMGLERLTAILQHVHTNYEIDLFQALIRKASELTGMADLENKSLRVIADHIRACSFLIVDGVLPSNEGRGYVLRRIIRRALRHGWMLGVRQPFFSKLVPTLVEQMGEAYPELPAQADTVVRALQAEEERFAQTLDSGMKIFDDVAAQVTDGVIPGVDAFRLYDTYGFPLDLTQDIARERDLVVDIAGFDAAMEKQREDGRKGGKFGGGVTLSAELVATLKPTVFLGYDRLQAEGLTVVALLKDGRAVDSAQAGDDVIVFTDQTPFYAESGGQVGDTGTLAGNGVQLPVTDTQKFAGQFHGHVGQIASGSLKVGDVLSAQVDSARRGATILNHSATHLLHAALREVLGTHVQQKGSLVAPDRLRFDFSHFQPITPEELAVIERKVNEQVRANNAAEVHNMGMQEALDFGAMALFGEKYGENVRVLKMGDYSTELCGGTHVGRTGDIGLFKITSEGGVSSGVRRIEAVTGQGALDYVSHEEAQLAEAATLLGGAASDVIEKIRQLGERQKKLERELEALKAKQAAGATADLGGSAVEVNGVKILAVRLEGFDAKALRDAMDRLKQQLVNTVIVLAGAQDGKVSLVAGVNGSAMGKVKAGELLSHIAGQIGGKGGGRPDLAQGGGEDGPALASALAGVVDWVTPRI
- the recX gene encoding recombination regulator RecX — protein: MHDADSPEGGRKKRRVREQTPVQRALGLLVRREHSRKELTRKLTARGIETDDAEAAVSKLTEAGWQDDTRFAENLVRMRANTGYGPIHIRAELGTHGLDSSQVAAAMETFEGDWTENARDLVRRRFGESGPQDLPQRRKAADLLARRGFDGDSIRRATRYDIED